CCTCTACTCTCATTTACACAGTTCAGAACCTCCAAAAGCTCCTAGGTTCACCAATGAGGAATAGTAAGCTATTGTTGCATTCTTGTCTGGCATTTATACTCATTTAACTCTAATTCCGTAGCAgttatttgtttaattttaatttttactaaTTGTAATATTTTTTACAGCCCATTATTTGTCACATGGGCCATTGGGAAGGACAAAAGGCTCCGTGGTTGTATAGGAACATTTAGCGCAATGAATTTGCATTCTGGTCTCAGGGAATATGCAGTGACGAGGTAAATTAGATTTGTCTTTTCCATTCCCAAGCCAAAAATTAATTCTCTTGGTTTTCAGTGCATTCAAGGACTCTAGGTTTAGCCCAATAACTGCCGACGAACTGTCAAAACTTCACGTCTCCGTGTCCATTTTGACCAACTTTGAGGACGCTGAAGATCACATGGATTGGGAAGTCGGCACCCACGGGATCCGAATTGAATTTCATTCGGATCGTGGCTCCCGACGCACTGCCACTTACTTGCCGGAAGTTGCCACCGAGCAAGGTACTATTAAATTATGGTTAATTTCGCGACGAGATAATATACATGTTTTCCATAGGATGGGATCGCATTCAGACAATTGACTCTTTACTGCGTAAAGGTGGATTCAAAGGTTTAGTTACCCAGGACGTTCGACGTAATATCAAACTTGTTCGGTATCGCAGCGAAAAAGTATCCGTTTCTTGGCAAGATTACTGGACTCACTGGAAAAACAACGGCAAATactaaaagagaaaaaatggcTATCATATAGCGGCTTTCATACCACCTCTTTCACATAACATCCCTCGTTACCCCAACGAAAGGAGCGAGGTTTTAATCAACAGCCAATTCAATTTGAAGCTGCGTTTCGTCGACTGCTTACCGTAGAATGATCTGCACACACaagtaataaaaacaaaatcgatgAAATCCTGTAGTATGGCCAAAGAAATAAGGGCGTAATAACTTCATTTGtctcgtgtgtgtgtctgtccAGTTGGATAAATAAAACTTTTACGGATGGTGTGGAACGAACTGCCACGTGCCTCAAGTTCTCTATTCTTTTTTCATGAGTCCCAAACTGTTTCACCCATTTCCATTTATGTTACTCATTCGGCCCCTTCTATtaaatcatttcattttgaaatcatTCTGAGAGTTGAATCTTGatgtcaaaaaaatttataactACCTATTCCATACTTTCCTTTCGTTCAATCACACTTCCTGCCCATGTGTTCTCGTGTCCTATATTAACATTGTGTAGCTGCTATCGGCAGTAAAGTAATGTATCTAGGAAAATGTATTACTCTTGACTAGCCAAGAATTTCAATAATCTTGTTGGTTAAGCCGATAGAAGGCTTTCAGCTGTAAATGTGCGACGACGACAGCCACAATCACATTCACCGCAAGAACTTTGGTGAGAAAATTACTATTCTTTTGCACCATCTGCTGCCAAGTTTGGAAAAActtctttgtttctttattcAATGAAGGTAAGTAAATAGTGTCCATTCTCTGTGCTTGCTGCAAAAATTAATGAATACAACTTTGAATGTGCATTAATAACACAAGTTAATTCTTTTATATTACCAACATATTCCCAAAAGAAGATCCAATTAAGGGGTAAAGTGTTCCAAATAAACCAACGAGTAGGACTGTCCTCCCTTGTATGCAAGGCATACATGTGCTATTCATTAGCAACAACTCTGAAGTTACATACTAAAAGCACAAATATTTAGCCCCtgctaaaaagaaagataTAATTACTTAATGCTGAATGTGTACCTTATAATGAAGAAATGTCACAGCAATAGTTGAAACTGTAACGATTGGCATACCAATCAGGAAAAGAGCAGATTTTGGCAGTAAACATTGTCTCCTAAAACATTCATTAATAAAGATCCCAGAGAGAGAGTTGGTTAAGCCCACACCAAGAGAGCCATACATCAAAGGCCACCTTTGAAATGAATCTCAATAAATGTATACAGCTTTACcgatatattttaaaaaatgctgaACGGGTGTTACATTTCGGACTGGGGTTTCCACTTCTTAACCGCATCAAACTGGTACATTACTGCTTCTGCTGGCGTCAATCTAACAGCACCAGGTGGTATTTCAGCTACCGTACCTTTGCGAAGGACCATTTCTATGTAAAACACGTTGGTTTTCTTCTCATAAACAAAACTTCAATTTTAATCACTTTGCATGCTTGAAAAATAACGTGTGTTCCGCGCATCGTAGCACAAATGCACACCTACGAACAAGGCCAGTAGAAAACGAAGAACATGCTCCAAAACTGCTCGGGAGAATGTATAGTACCCGCCCCTTTTTAACAGGGATTCCGAAGAGGAGCTGACAGTCTTTGCTGGCTGTTTTATTCCGCACAGTCGGAAGAATGT
This genomic stretch from Daphnia magna isolate NIES linkage group LG10, ASM2063170v1.1, whole genome shotgun sequence harbors:
- the LOC116932205 gene encoding uncharacterized protein LOC116932205, encoding MVLRKGTVAEIPPGAVRLTPAEAVMYQFDAVKKWKPQSEMWPLMYGSLGVGLTNSLSGIFINECFRRQCLLPKSALFLIGMPIVTVSTIAVTFLHYKYVTSELLLMNSTCMPCIQGRTVLLVGLFGTLYPLIGSSFGNMLQAQRMDTIYLPSLNKETKKFFQTWQQMVQKNSNFLTKVLAVNVIVAVVVAHLQLKAFYRLNQQDY
- the LOC116932197 gene encoding AMMECR1-like protein yields the protein MSAGCCGTKKQKTASSPSSSCNGTDDGGGSSSGSNTHFAQGSSSLTGLNHHSHLTNGHSKNGTVAHPEMGFYCFDVLYSHLHSSEPPKAPRFTNEEYPLFVTWAIGKDKRLRGCIGTFSAMNLHSGLREYAVTSAFKDSRFSPITADELSKLHVSVSILTNFEDAEDHMDWEVGTHGIRIEFHSDRGSRRTATYLPEVATEQGWDRIQTIDSLLRKGGFKGLVTQDVRRNIKLVRYRSEKVSVSWQDYWTHWKNNGKY